One segment of Marinitoga litoralis DNA contains the following:
- the argF gene encoding ornithine carbamoyltransferase: MPVNLKGRSLLSLKDFTSDEIKYLLDLAFDLKSKKRAGIRNEVLKGKNIVLIFDKTSTRTRTAFEVAAFDEGANVTFLTNSQMGKKESIEDTAKVLGRMYDGIEYRGFSQKVVEDLAKYSGVPVWNGLTDEAHPTQGLADVMTMMEYIHKPLNQMKVAFIGDTRNNVANTLMRISSKLGMHYVAVGPESLKPSDEMMNEALENAKESGAIIEYTSDLDGVKGADVIYTDVWVSMGEEDKMPERVELLTPYRVDMDLIKRTENPNVIFLHCLPSFHDFETVVAREAKERGLDIREVTDEVFRSKHSRVFDQAENRMHTIKAVMVATL; the protein is encoded by the coding sequence ATGCCAGTAAATTTAAAAGGAAGAAGCTTATTATCATTAAAAGATTTTACATCAGATGAAATTAAATATTTATTAGATTTAGCATTTGATTTAAAATCTAAAAAAAGAGCAGGAATCAGAAACGAAGTATTAAAAGGTAAAAACATAGTATTAATTTTTGATAAAACTTCTACAAGAACAAGAACTGCTTTTGAAGTTGCAGCTTTTGATGAAGGTGCTAATGTAACATTTTTAACTAATAGTCAAATGGGTAAAAAAGAATCAATTGAAGATACAGCTAAAGTTTTAGGAAGAATGTATGATGGTATTGAATACAGAGGATTCTCTCAAAAAGTTGTTGAAGATTTAGCAAAATATTCAGGTGTTCCTGTATGGAATGGTTTAACAGATGAAGCACATCCAACTCAAGGATTAGCTGATGTTATGACAATGATGGAATACATACATAAACCATTAAATCAAATGAAAGTTGCATTTATAGGTGATACAAGAAATAATGTTGCTAATACATTAATGAGAATTTCATCAAAATTGGGTATGCACTATGTTGCAGTTGGTCCAGAATCATTAAAACCATCAGATGAAATGATGAATGAAGCTTTAGAAAATGCTAAAGAATCAGGTGCAATTATTGAATACACATCAGATTTAGATGGAGTAAAAGGTGCAGATGTTATATATACAGATGTTTGGGTATCAATGGGTGAAGAAGATAAAATGCCTGAAAGAGTAGAATTATTAACTCCATATAGAGTAGATATGGACTTAATTAAAAGAACAGAAAATCCAAATGTAATCTTCTTACATTGTTTGCCATCATTCCATGATTTTGAAACCGTTGTTGCAAGAGAAGCAAAAGAAAGAGGACTTGATATAAGAGAAGTTACTGATGAAGTATTTAGAAGCAAACATTCAAGAGTATTTGATCAAGCTGAAAACAGAATGCACACTATAAAAGCAGTTATGGTTGCTACATTATAG
- the arcC gene encoding carbamate kinase: MKKLAVVAIGGNAMNRPGEKPTAENMFKNIRVTASYLADMIEMDYDIIITHGNGPQVGNLLLQQDIAKDTIPPFPMDVLGAMTQGYLGYMIAQELKNILNERKIERDVATVVTQIVVDKDDPGFKNPTKPVGPFYSEEEAKKMMEEKGWIFKEDAGRGWRRVVPSPIPLDAIEKNTIKDLVENDVIVIAGGGGGIPVIITENGEIKGVEAVIDKDRASALLAKELNADEFIILTAVEKVYLNFNKPDQKALDEITISDAEKYIEEGHFAKGSMLPKIEACMSFVKDTRKPALITDMEKLKEALEGKTGTKILP, encoded by the coding sequence ATGAAAAAATTAGCTGTCGTTGCTATTGGCGGTAACGCAATGAATAGACCTGGTGAAAAACCAACAGCAGAAAACATGTTTAAAAACATCAGAGTAACAGCATCATATTTAGCAGATATGATAGAAATGGATTATGACATCATTATTACACATGGTAATGGACCACAAGTTGGAAATTTACTTTTACAACAAGACATTGCAAAAGATACTATACCTCCATTTCCAATGGATGTATTAGGTGCAATGACACAAGGTTATTTAGGTTATATGATTGCTCAAGAATTAAAAAATATTTTAAATGAAAGAAAAATAGAAAGAGATGTTGCAACAGTAGTTACTCAAATTGTTGTTGACAAAGATGATCCTGGATTTAAAAATCCAACAAAACCTGTTGGTCCATTCTATAGTGAAGAAGAAGCAAAAAAAATGATGGAAGAAAAAGGTTGGATCTTCAAAGAAGATGCAGGAAGAGGTTGGAGAAGAGTAGTACCTTCACCAATTCCATTAGATGCTATTGAAAAGAATACAATTAAAGATTTAGTAGAAAATGATGTAATTGTTATAGCTGGTGGTGGCGGTGGAATACCAGTAATTATAACAGAAAATGGTGAAATAAAAGGTGTAGAAGCAGTTATTGATAAAGATAGAGCTTCTGCATTATTAGCAAAAGAACTAAATGCAGATGAATTTATTATTTTAACAGCTGTTGAAAAAGTATACTTAAATTTCAATAAACCTGATCAAAAAGCATTAGATGAAATTACAATTAGTGATGCTGAAAAATATATTGAAGAAGGTCATTTTGCTAAAGGTAGTATGTTACCAAAGATAGAAGCTTGTATGTCATTTGTAAAAGATACAAGAAAACCTGCTTTAATAACAGATATGGAAAAATTAAAAGAAGCTTTAGAAGGAAAAACTGGAACTAAAATATTACCATAA